A genomic region of Rhipicephalus sanguineus isolate Rsan-2018 chromosome 1, BIME_Rsan_1.4, whole genome shotgun sequence contains the following coding sequences:
- the LOC119392655 gene encoding uncharacterized protein LOC119392655 translates to MEYTAPQNATSTDAVLAADNAMQHGNNGDDLTMGSDSNGVSSVCSRTLTSPQPAILGDRSEQVKDLHQIDDGGDYSGDCAATVCDPCDVNHFIIDDDNTTDFDSCDDTTDLTTMGTQHDTMDSVTQGVFPCECNSAVGDVADGKDNEEPLNGNLSTCQLMPTQAEHSLEISLRRP, encoded by the exons ATGGAGTACACGGCACCGCAAAATGCTACATCGACGGATGCGGTGTTGGCAGCGGACAACGCTATGCAGCATGGGAACAACGGCGACGATTTGACAATGGGCAGTGATTCCAACGGAGTGAGCAGCGTATGTTCTAGAACGCTG ACATCTCCGCAGCCAGCCATTCTGGGTGATCGAAGTGAACAAGTGAAAGATCTGCATCAGATAGACGATGGAGGTGATTACAGCGGAGACTGTGCAGCCACTGTGTGTGATCCATGCGATGTAAATCACTTCATCATTGATGATGACAACACAACAGATTTTGACAGTTGTGATGACACAACTGACCTTACAACAATG GGCACTCAACACGATACTATGGACAGCGTGACACAGGGCGTGTTTCCATGTGAATGTAACAGTGCAGTGGGTGATGTGGCTGATGGCAAAGACAATGAAGAACCTCTCAATGGAAACCTGTCAACTTGTCAACTGATGCCGACACAAGCAGAACACAGCTTGGAGATTTCTTTGAGGAGGCCTTGA